A stretch of Nitrospiraceae bacterium DNA encodes these proteins:
- a CDS encoding replication-associated recombination protein A: protein MEFFEPQSQEDLFPVQESSDIPAAPLAERMRPLDFDEFVGQEDVLAEGQPLRVAIEHDRVPSLILWGPPGTGKTTLASIIANKTRATFIPFSAVLSGVPELRGLLKTAQQRRKVSGQRTLLFVDEIHRFNKAQQDAFLPYVERGDIILIGATTQNPSFEVIAPLLSRSMVVVLQSLNEEALRHILTRALSDTKRGLGSSRMTLTPDAQRLLIGYGNGDARSMLTGLEFVVGQYAKPGKPITIDQPQVEQALKQKALRYDRDGEEHYNLISAFIKSMRDSDPDGALYWLARMLEGGEDPKFIARRMMIFASEDVGMADPQGLLIASAVFHAVEVIGLPEAQINLAHGVTYLATAPKSNASYMGLLAARKDAKEKGNLPVPLHLRNAVTSLMKDLDYGKNYRYAHDDPKGAKQQTHLPKELEGRRYYQPTNSASPTDEAEGLNSPW, encoded by the coding sequence ATGGAATTCTTTGAGCCACAGTCCCAAGAAGATCTTTTCCCTGTTCAGGAATCTTCCGATATACCCGCGGCTCCGTTAGCAGAGAGGATGCGGCCGCTGGATTTTGATGAGTTTGTGGGGCAGGAAGACGTCCTGGCCGAAGGTCAGCCGCTGCGTGTGGCCATTGAACATGATCGTGTGCCCTCACTTATTCTATGGGGCCCGCCGGGGACGGGGAAGACGACGTTAGCGAGCATAATCGCCAATAAAACCCGGGCGACATTTATCCCGTTTTCAGCAGTGCTCAGTGGCGTGCCCGAGTTGCGTGGATTGCTGAAAACGGCCCAACAACGCCGAAAGGTGTCAGGACAGCGTACCCTTCTTTTTGTGGATGAAATCCATCGATTCAATAAAGCGCAACAGGATGCCTTCCTTCCCTATGTTGAACGGGGAGATATCATACTCATTGGAGCCACCACACAGAATCCTTCTTTCGAAGTGATTGCTCCCTTGTTGTCCCGGTCTATGGTGGTGGTGCTTCAATCCTTAAATGAGGAGGCGTTGAGGCATATCTTGACTCGTGCCCTTTCGGATACGAAGCGGGGACTCGGTTCCTCACGCATGACCCTTACTCCCGACGCGCAGCGTCTGTTAATTGGATATGGCAATGGCGATGCCCGGTCGATGTTAACGGGCCTGGAATTCGTCGTTGGCCAATATGCGAAGCCAGGCAAACCGATCACCATTGATCAACCGCAAGTTGAACAAGCCCTGAAGCAGAAGGCCTTACGATACGACAGGGATGGAGAAGAGCATTACAATCTGATTTCGGCATTTATTAAAAGCATGCGGGATTCCGATCCGGATGGGGCGTTGTATTGGCTGGCGCGGATGTTAGAGGGTGGAGAAGATCCTAAATTCATCGCCAGGCGAATGATGATTTTTGCATCGGAAGATGTCGGGATGGCCGACCCGCAGGGACTCTTGATTGCCTCAGCCGTTTTCCATGCGGTGGAGGTCATCGGATTACCCGAGGCACAAATCAACCTGGCGCATGGGGTGACCTATTTGGCTACTGCCCCAAAAAGCAACGCATCGTATATGGGGCTACTGGCAGCGAGGAAAGACGCCAAGGAAAAGGGCAATCTCCCGGTACCGCTGCATTTGCGTAATGCGGTGACGTCTCTGATGAAGGATCTGGATTATGGCAAAAACTACCGTTATGCCCATGACGACCCGAAAGGGGCTAAACAACAAACCCATCTTCCTAAAGAATTAGAAGGCCGCCGGTATTATCAACCTACCAATTCTGCCTCTCCTACAGATGAAGCAGAAGGCCTTAACTCGCCCTGGTAA
- a CDS encoding type II toxin-antitoxin system VapC family toxin: MNRPFLIDSDVLIDYLKGFDLACDLMETHIDRIGLSVITIAEIRAGIKGREEEQAFEQFLSAIPHYDVTRTIAEMGGDWVRQFGRSHGVEIPDALIAATAATHNLELKTLNTKHYPMIKDLAQAYQKS; this comes from the coding sequence GTGAACAGACCCTTCCTGATCGATTCGGATGTCTTGATCGACTATCTCAAAGGTTTCGACCTAGCCTGCGATTTGATGGAAACGCATATAGACAGGATAGGCCTCTCTGTCATCACGATTGCTGAAATACGGGCCGGCATCAAAGGGAGAGAAGAAGAGCAGGCCTTTGAACAGTTCCTCTCTGCCATTCCTCACTACGATGTAACCCGAACGATTGCCGAGATGGGCGGAGATTGGGTTCGCCAATTCGGCCGGTCTCATGGGGTTGAAATACCGGATGCGTTGATTGCGGCCACCGCCGCAACCCACAACCTTGAACTGAAAACTCTCAATACCAAACACTATCCAATGATTAAAGACCTCGCCCAAGCCTATCAAAAGAGTTAA
- a CDS encoding ribbon-helix-helix domain-containing protein, whose product MIRTQIYLTEEEKAQLEIIALTRGVKQSELIREAVDELIEKYTPSQRLTRIKQARGLWKNRKDLPALRDLRTGWSRRAQT is encoded by the coding sequence ATGATACGGACGCAAATCTACTTGACGGAAGAGGAGAAGGCTCAATTGGAAATCATCGCCCTGACGCGGGGAGTGAAGCAAAGTGAGTTGATTCGAGAAGCCGTCGACGAACTCATTGAAAAATATACACCCTCCCAGCGCCTCACCCGCATCAAACAGGCCCGAGGCCTCTGGAAAAATCGAAAGGACCTTCCCGCCTTACGCGACCTTCGCACAGGATGGAGCCGAAGGGCTCAAACGTGA
- a CDS encoding DUF2726 domain-containing protein, translating into MNDLWVPVVVGILLIGGLGLLLSWIRARSGRDGSELSDYERIEVLMSPAERSLFGVLKTVAGDELEIFAKVRMADVLAPSRQLDPSRRRSALNRTISKHFDYVVCTADDLRVLCAVELDDRSHRRRDRRERDDFVSSTCAAVGLPLVRVKAAPQYSAASLGEQIRLAVRGESS; encoded by the coding sequence GTGAACGACCTCTGGGTCCCCGTGGTAGTTGGCATTCTTCTCATCGGGGGGCTTGGCCTGCTCCTATCCTGGATTAGAGCGAGGAGTGGACGGGATGGGTCGGAGTTATCGGACTACGAGCGAATTGAAGTGCTGATGTCTCCCGCGGAGCGGTCGCTCTTCGGTGTCCTGAAGACTGTGGCTGGCGATGAGCTTGAGATCTTCGCGAAAGTTCGCATGGCCGACGTGTTGGCACCGAGTCGACAGTTAGATCCTTCTCGGCGTCGTAGTGCTTTAAATCGAACAATCTCAAAGCACTTCGACTACGTCGTTTGCACGGCAGATGACCTCCGTGTGTTGTGTGCTGTCGAGCTTGATGACCGTAGTCATCGTCGCCGAGACAGACGAGAGAGGGACGATTTCGTCAGCTCAACCTGCGCCGCAGTCGGCCTTCCGTTAGTACGCGTAAAGGCCGCACCGCAATACTCTGCTGCGTCGCTCGGCGAACAAATCCGGCTTGCAGTCCGAGGAGAATCCTCGTGA
- a CDS encoding serine hydrolase, producing the protein MLRSFARLLVPVAGAVLSIGISVEAFAQGKQPLSATESDPAALGWMQGFPPAPDKVIGQPDSNYFSFPKMRWTVCHFRELLPTKGVSRGVGAPVPLERAIDKGIGAVKFVPLDSTEEMSWEDSLAVNYTDGIVILHKGRIVYERYFGCLNEFGKHGAMSVTKSVTGLLAEILVAEGTLDENALVSSIIPELKASAFGSATVRQVMEMTTGLRYSEDYSDPKADVWIYNAAASPLPKPADYVGPRSYYEFLQTVQQAGAHGEAFAYKTINTDTLGWIISRVSGKSVTDLLSERIWRRIGAEQDAYFTVDSIGTPFAGGGLSAGLRDLARLGLLVLNEGVINNQRLFPAEAVQRIRQGGDKAAFAKARYKYLAGGSYRGMWWVFHNNHEAFAARGVHGQTIYVDPTAEVVIARFASHPVAGNSANDPTSLPAYQAIGEYLMRKR; encoded by the coding sequence ATGTTGCGTTCGTTCGCACGGCTCCTCGTGCCGGTGGCAGGCGCAGTCCTGTCGATTGGAATATCCGTTGAAGCTTTTGCACAAGGCAAGCAACCTCTGAGCGCCACCGAATCGGACCCCGCGGCGCTTGGCTGGATGCAAGGTTTTCCGCCTGCGCCCGACAAAGTTATCGGGCAGCCAGATTCCAACTATTTCAGCTTTCCCAAAATGCGCTGGACGGTCTGCCATTTCCGGGAACTGCTACCAACGAAAGGGGTGAGCCGGGGGGTAGGTGCTCCCGTTCCCCTGGAGCGGGCGATCGACAAGGGCATTGGTGCGGTCAAGTTCGTCCCGCTTGATAGCACGGAAGAGATGAGCTGGGAAGACTCTCTTGCCGTGAACTACACCGACGGGATCGTTATCCTTCACAAAGGACGGATCGTCTATGAGCGCTATTTCGGCTGCCTGAACGAATTCGGCAAGCACGGAGCCATGTCTGTCACCAAGTCGGTGACTGGTTTGCTGGCTGAGATCCTGGTTGCAGAAGGTACCCTTGACGAGAACGCGCTCGTGTCATCAATCATCCCGGAACTGAAGGCGAGCGCCTTCGGGAGTGCAACTGTCCGCCAGGTGATGGAGATGACGACAGGGTTGCGCTACAGCGAGGACTATTCCGACCCAAAGGCAGATGTCTGGATTTATAACGCTGCGGCAAGCCCATTGCCCAAACCGGCAGACTATGTCGGCCCTCGGAGTTACTACGAGTTCCTACAGACAGTTCAACAGGCAGGCGCGCATGGTGAGGCGTTTGCTTATAAAACGATAAACACGGATACGTTGGGTTGGATCATCTCACGTGTCTCGGGTAAGTCGGTTACCGATTTGCTTTCGGAACGCATCTGGCGTCGGATAGGCGCCGAACAGGATGCGTATTTCACGGTTGATTCTATCGGCACGCCTTTCGCGGGTGGGGGGCTGAGTGCCGGTCTACGGGACTTGGCGCGCCTTGGCCTGCTGGTTCTTAATGAGGGCGTGATAAACAACCAGCGATTGTTTCCCGCTGAGGCGGTGCAGCGTATCCGCCAAGGTGGCGACAAGGCTGCCTTTGCCAAGGCCAGATACAAGTACCTGGCCGGCGGCAGCTATCGTGGAATGTGGTGGGTGTTCCATAACAACCATGAAGCCTTTGCCGCCCGCGGTGTGCATGGACAGACCATCTATGTGGACCCGACAGCGGAAGTGGTGATTGCACGGTTTGCCTCGCACCCAGTGGCAGGCAACTCTGCCAACGATCCGACCTCTCTGCCAGCCTATCAGGCGATAGGCGAGTATTTAATGCGCAAACGTTAA
- a CDS encoding ABC-F family ATP-binding cassette domain-containing protein, which yields MLHIEQISKSYPTKPLFIEASAHLKPNTRVGLVGPNGSGKTSLMRMILNEEEIESGRIRQRPFLRLGYLPQELESLPGNTILDATHRNQFPDHEAKRILAGLGFQESDWERKIDTLSGGYRMRVALAHLLLSAPDVLMLDEPTNHLDKPTQRWLESFLLSSNFTLLIISHDIGFLDNMVTHIWEVRNHTLQEYRGNYTRFQKLRAERDAQEEAAANRQSKEIARVQNFVDRFRYQANKASQVQSRIKQLEKVKRIELQRDTKRLKFKFPDPPASGKDVFELRNIGKRYGDKIIYDGLDFSVERGQRVALVGENGAGKSTLLKILAGVLEFEKGSRTLGHGVTLHYFAQHQAEILKSEHSILDSLEEAAPMTERNFLRGLAGAFLFSGDDQKKPIKALSGGERNRVALARMLVEPANTLLLDEPTNHLDPTSVDMLTDALLQFPGTMVFISHDPTFLMRVATRVVEIDDGQARDYIGDYEYYCWKRAKELEDQIPPDATPDKKKSKKKEKPHKEKPTTEHLTNGKAKTAVATPEAPSRRDLSKSIARLEKQVATLEKEIGQLEEQIKARDVELADPATYQDYSRWNALHHEREQWGRDLDRLTHKWADLTTQLEKQQSQIS from the coding sequence ATGCTGCATATTGAACAAATCTCCAAGAGCTACCCCACGAAACCCCTGTTCATTGAGGCTTCGGCACACCTCAAACCCAACACCCGTGTGGGGCTCGTAGGTCCTAATGGATCAGGAAAAACCTCACTGATGCGCATGATCCTCAATGAGGAGGAGATCGAAAGCGGTAGGATTCGACAACGTCCGTTTCTTCGCCTTGGCTATCTGCCACAGGAACTGGAGTCTTTGCCGGGAAACACCATTCTCGATGCCACACACCGGAATCAATTTCCCGATCACGAAGCCAAGCGGATTCTTGCCGGATTGGGATTTCAGGAGTCGGATTGGGAGCGCAAGATTGACACCCTCTCCGGTGGCTATCGCATGCGGGTGGCTTTAGCCCACTTACTGCTGTCAGCCCCCGACGTTCTCATGCTGGACGAGCCGACCAACCACCTCGACAAACCCACGCAGCGTTGGCTGGAATCATTTTTACTCTCTTCGAATTTCACGCTGTTGATCATCAGCCATGATATTGGCTTTTTAGACAACATGGTCACGCATATTTGGGAAGTCCGAAACCATACCTTACAGGAATACCGCGGCAATTATACGCGGTTTCAAAAACTCCGAGCAGAGCGAGACGCCCAGGAAGAGGCCGCCGCCAATCGACAATCCAAAGAAATTGCACGCGTCCAAAACTTTGTCGACCGGTTTCGATACCAGGCCAACAAAGCCAGCCAGGTGCAGTCCCGCATCAAACAACTTGAAAAAGTCAAACGGATTGAATTGCAACGGGACACGAAACGTTTGAAATTTAAATTTCCCGACCCGCCGGCCAGCGGAAAAGACGTCTTTGAACTTCGGAATATCGGGAAACGGTATGGCGATAAAATCATCTATGATGGCTTGGATTTTTCGGTTGAACGGGGACAACGCGTGGCCTTGGTCGGGGAAAACGGGGCTGGAAAATCTACACTTCTCAAAATCCTGGCCGGAGTCCTGGAATTTGAAAAAGGGTCCAGAACCCTGGGTCACGGGGTCACCCTCCACTACTTTGCTCAGCACCAGGCCGAAATCCTGAAATCTGAACATTCCATATTGGATTCACTGGAAGAAGCCGCGCCCATGACTGAACGCAATTTTTTAAGAGGATTAGCCGGCGCGTTTTTATTCTCCGGTGATGATCAGAAAAAACCCATCAAAGCCTTGAGCGGCGGGGAACGTAATCGAGTCGCCTTAGCCCGCATGTTAGTCGAGCCAGCCAATACCTTGCTGTTGGATGAGCCGACCAATCATTTGGATCCCACATCCGTGGATATGTTAACGGACGCACTGCTCCAATTTCCCGGGACCATGGTGTTTATCTCGCACGACCCCACATTCCTCATGCGAGTAGCCACGCGCGTCGTGGAAATAGACGATGGACAAGCCCGCGATTACATCGGCGACTATGAATACTATTGCTGGAAACGGGCCAAAGAACTGGAAGACCAGATACCGCCGGATGCCACACCCGACAAGAAAAAATCGAAGAAAAAAGAGAAGCCCCACAAAGAAAAACCCACCACCGAGCACCTCACTAATGGGAAAGCCAAGACCGCCGTCGCCACTCCTGAGGCTCCATCGCGACGAGACCTCTCAAAAAGCATCGCTCGCCTGGAAAAGCAGGTCGCCACCCTGGAAAAAGAAATTGGTCAGCTCGAAGAACAGATTAAAGCTCGGGACGTGGAACTCGCCGACCCGGCCACCTACCAAGACTACTCCCGCTGGAATGCCCTCCACCACGAACGCGAACAATGGGGACGCGACCTTGATCGTCTCACCCACAAATGGGCCGACCTCACCACCCAACTCGAAAAACAACAATCCCAGATTTCGTAA